From the genome of Mya arenaria isolate MELC-2E11 chromosome 5, ASM2691426v1:
TTGCACTAAACAAAATAGGGGGTTAATGTACACAAAATCGGCCAGGAAACGTGTACAATCGAGTAATAACCATGACATTTTGAAGataggaatatatatataaaagtacgGTTACAACATGCAgagatatgccatatttgccgagaaaatacgaaaaaatgaggataaattcaacacatttatttgtaaacattgcctccaGAGCCACAATctattcaataacttttttatctttaaagttatgataccaaactaagatgtcgattGAAGAATATGCTTTTCCCCACACACTGGGCGCATTcatctttcaaaattataaaaaaaggtCAACTTACCAGGCAAAAAATGGTCCCAGAATCGGCACTTgccaataaaaatacatatttttttttgccatgaaacatttttctcacttaatgtttgccaGAAAtcaaattacgtcctcccccttggTTTTATAAACGGACATTTCATCCATATAGCACTAACAGTGTAAGTTTCGTATGCAAAAGGAGGGCAAGGTTCACGGCAAAGGATAATCGCATTGAACCTTTTCAATTCTGAGTTTTACATACAGTCTAAAAGCTACAACACAGCAAAGAAGCACAAACAATGTAGAAACATATACTGGAAATAGTTAAACAGTTCATTTGTTTAGTATGCCAAACACATTTGTGGGATATTTCTATAAACCTCATCGGTGACAGAATTAATGGAAACAGaccattgtttgaaatgtaaaactatGGTCAAATAAACAGattggtaaaaaataaaatttaatctGCTAATGTAAATTTATTCAGCCTAGTATCAACAATGAGTTAAAATCAGCGGTCATTCGTGATACGTAGGCGAtatgttaaacataaacaagaacTCAATTTTTCATTTCCTGTTGTACCTTCAAATACTAAATGCCTTTGAGAATGAAACTAATTTACGTTGTTCTTTGTTCTTCCCCGTTTTTTAGACCGTCTAATCCCCATTCCAGCGCACAGGAGGTGGTCCAGAAGTTCAAGGACATCGACGCCGACGGAAGCGGCAAGATCGATGTAAACGAGGCTAAGGAAGGACTCAAAACTCTAAAAACCGCAACCGGAAGGGATCTTGACCCTAAGGAGATCGAGTTCTTCATTGAAACAACGGCTGATGACGATGGACAAATAGACCTCGGGGCGTTCACCAATCTTCTGTACagattaaaattatataatgccCCTCCACCACCGAAAGATGTCAAATTGAAGAACCCTAAAAAggattaaaatgataattttgttgTCACTCGGTATTAAATACCGGAAATAGTCTTTCGTGATTACAGTGCGCTGGCGTTATCACACTTTaaagttaaattattatataactaAAGTGATTTACGAAACAAAACAGATTAACAACACAAATATTGGTTGGAAActgttcattgtttgtttttataagcGCAAAGCTCAATTGTGTGGCTATTCATGAAATCatgcattttcaattatttgccattgtcattttatacattatattttatttttatctgaatAAAGTGTTAAAAATTTAGTCTCGTTATTCTTTTAACCCGAGGTATTCATTAGTATTTAGTCATGACATTACTGTGTAACATGTGTTTTGGTATTCGAAAATAATGATGAAGAACTTCTGGTTGTCTTCAGTAATATCTGTCCTCAGTTAGATTGGATCTGTGATTGGATCTGTGATATTGAGATATTCACTGTTCTTTAGTGACTGTTTTCGCAAGAGACAAAACtgtaaaaaagaatgttttttctGTTATGATGTCAGAACTACCTTCTCAAAGAAGTTgacattattgttattatatttattattattattattattattattattgttgttgttgtcgttgttgttgttgttgttgttgttgttgttgttgttgttgttgttgtttggtggtagttgttggtggtggtggtggtgaggTGGGTAGTggtgttgttgtcgttgttgttgtttttgatattatGACAAATTCCTCTAGTTCTTCCAAAAGTTCTTAAAATCACTAAGATCTCAAAGGGTTCATTTCAGAACTGCTTGACTTGTCTACCATAAAGACTGATATACGAATTACGCAATATGTTGTGTTTTCAACAGATTTATAATGTGTGTCATTCATTGGCCATAATAGTATTATACCCCCGCAAATACCGTTTCAAGGGGTTTCATTGGAGGGTGGGCGGGTGGGCAggtggtcg
Proteins encoded in this window:
- the LOC128234999 gene encoding uncharacterized protein LOC128234999 isoform X1, translated to MMRGVMNRKVPKEILDLFEKYMDNKVRHLNRKDAIHMLRAEFGLDEEQASTMFDTFDKDKNGQMSIWEFQQFYVCMGTQPSNPHSSAQEVVQKFKDIDADGSGKIDVNEAKEGLKTLKTATGRDLDPKEIEFFIETTADDDGQIDLGAFTNLLYRLKLYNAPPPPKDVKLKNPKKD
- the LOC128234999 gene encoding calcium-binding protein NCSA-like isoform X2; this translates as MMRGVMNRKVPKEILDLFEKYMDNKVRHLNRKDAIHMLRAEFGLDEEQASTMFDTFDKDKNGQMSIWEFQQFYVCMGTHAQEVVQKFKDIDADGSGKIDVNEAKEGLKTLKTATGRDLDPKEIEFFIETTADDDGQIDLGAFTNLLYRLKLYNAPPPPKDVKLKNPKKD